The genomic stretch CTGCCGGCCTCCGGCGCCTGGACGGTGGCGATGCCGGCGGAGTCGTAGCCGCGGTATTCGAGCTGGCGCAGCCCCTCAAGCAGCAGGGGGGCCGCCTCTCGGGAGCCGATGACCGCAACGATGCCGCACATGGCTGAGGCGCCGGACTTCGGCTGTTTCTAAAGGATCACCGCCCGAGCGCCTAGCCCGCTGGCGTTGCGGCGGAAGGCAGGAGTGAGGTCCGCAGCCATGAAAAAGCCCGGCGGAGCCGGGCGGACGTGCGCAGAGCGGAGACGGGCCTCAGTAGGCCAGACCCATGCTCCGGCTGGTTTCATCTCCGAGATAGACGCGGATGCTGAGGAAGTCGGTGGGGCAAGCGGTTTCGCAGCGCTTGCAGCCGACGCAGTCTTCGGTGCGAGGCGATGAGGCGATCTGGCCAGCTTTGCAGCCGTCCCAGGGAACCATCTCGAGCACGTCGAGAGGGCAGGCACGGACACACTGGGTGCAGCCGATGCAAGTGTCGTAGATCTTGACTGAATGGGACATGCCCGGCCAGAGAGCGAACGGCGTCCGGTCAAAGTACTCAAACCGTCCGGAACACCAGCGTCGGTGCCCCCAGGCCGTCACCCTTTTTCATACGGGCCAGGGGGGCCGTTCAGGGCGACCCGTAGGATGCGGCCTCCCACACACCGGCCATGTCACAGGAAGCGATCTTCGAGAAAGTCCGTTCGATCGTTGCCGAGCAGCTCAGCGTCGATGCCGCTGAAGTGAAACCAGAGTCGAACTTCCAGAACGATCTGGGCGCTGACTCGCTCGACACGGTGGAACTGGTCATGGCCCTGGAAGAGGCCTTCGACATCGAGATTCCCGATGAGTCGGCCGAAGGCATCACCACCGTCGGTGACGCCGTCAAGTACATCCTGGACAAGCAGGCCTGAGGGTGTCGATGGTGGAGGGTCTCCGCCGTGTCGTGGTCACGGGCCTCGGCGCGGTCACACCGATCGGTAACGACGTCACCCAGTACTGGGACGGGTTGCGGCTCGGCTTCAACGGGGTGGCGCCGATCACCCTGTTCGATGCCTCACGGCATGCCTGCCGGTTCGCGGCCGAGGTGAAGAACTTCGATCCAAGCGGAATGCTGGATCGCAAGGAGACCAAGCGCTGGGACCGTTTCTGCCAGTTCGGTGTGGTGGCCTCCAAGCAGGCGGTTGACCAGGCGCAGCTCCTGATCGACGAGAGCACCCAGCACCGCATCGGTGTGGCGATCGGCTCGGGCGTGGGCGGCCTGCTGATGATGGAAAGCCAGGCCCATGTGCTCGCCGACCGGGGACCTGACCGGGTCAGCCCGTTCTGCGTGCCGATGATGATTCCCAACATGGCGGCCGGCCTGACCGCGATCGCCCTGGGCGCCAAGGGTCCGAGCAGCGCCGTTTCAACGGCCTGTGCGGCTGGATCCAACGCCATCGGTGATGCCTTCCGCCTGATCCAGCTCGGCCTGGCCGACGCCATGGTCTGCGGCGGAGCCGAATCGGCGATCACTCCCCTGGGGGTGGCCGGCTTCGCCAGTGCCAAGGCGCTCTCCTTCCGCAACGACGACCCCGCAACCGCCAGCCGCCCCTTCGACGCCGAGCGCAACGGCTTCGTGATCGGTGAGGGCGCAGGCATCCTGGTGCTCGAAAGCCTCGAGAACGCCCGCGCCCGGGGAGTCGAGATCCTCGCCGAGGTGGTGGGCTACGGCATGACCTGCGACGCCCACCACATCACCTCCCCGACTCCGGGGGGCCTCGGTGGCGCCGAAGCGATGCGGCTGGCCATGGCTGATGCCCGGGTGGAGCCCGAGGAGGTCGACTACGTCAATGCCCACGGCACCAGCACCCAGGCCAACGACAGCAACGAGACCGCGGCGATCAAGGCGGCCCTGGGCGAGCACGCCTATCGCATCCCCGTCAGTTCGACCAAGTCGATGACCGGGCACCTGCTCGGCGGCAGCGGCGGCATCGAGGCGGTGGCCGCCGTGCTCGCGATAGGCCACAACCTCGTACCACCTACCATCAATTATCAAAATCCGGATCCGGCCTGTGATCTGGATGTCGTGCCCAATCAGGCGCGGGAACAGAAACTGAACGTCGTGCTCTCGAATTCATTCGGATTTGGCGGCCACAACGTCTGTCTCGCCTTCCGTCGGATGCGCTGAAGGCCTGGCATCGCCAGCTCTTCGCTGCCCGGAACGCCTCACTCCCCTCACTCCTCCCCCCAACCATGGTCGCCGCCCCCACAGTGGACACCCTGTCCGTCGACAACCTCTGCGTCAACAGCATTCGCTTCCTGGCGATCGACGCGATCAACAAGTCCAACTCGGGGCACCCCGGCCTGCCGATGGGCGCGGCACCCATGGCCTATGCCCTCTGGGACAAGCACCTGCGCCACAACCCGGCCAACCCCAAGTGGTTCAACCGCGACCGCTTCGTGCTCTCGGCCGGCCATGGCTGCATGCTCCTCTATGCGCTGCTGCACCTGACCGGCTACGACAGTGTGTCCCTGGAGGACATCAAGCAGTTCCGCCAGTGGGGTTCCAAGACCCCCGGCCACCCGGAAACCTTCGAGACTCCCGGGGTCGAGGTCACCACGGGGCCTCTGGGGCAGGGCATCTCCAACGCCGTCGGTCTGGCCATCGCCGAGGCCCATCTGGCCGCGAAATTCAACCGTCCGGGCGCCGACCTGATCGATCACCACACCTACGTGATCATGGGCGACGGTTGCCACCAGGAGGGCATCTCCGGTGAAGCCGCCTCCCTGGCCGGTCACCTGGGCCTGGGCAAGCTGATCGCCCTCTACGACGACAACCACATCACGATCGACGGCAACACCAAGGTGTCGTTCACCGAGGATGTGCTCAAGCGTTACGAGGCCTACGGCTGGCATGTGCAGCACGTGGCTGATGGCAACACGGACATCGACGCGATCGGCCGGGCAATCGAAGCGGCGAAGGCCGTCACCGACAGGCCCAGCCTGATCAAGGTCACCACCACCATCGGCTACGGCTCCCCCAACAAGGCCGACACGGCCGGGGTGCACGGCGCCGCTCTGGGCGCTGAGGAAGCCGATCTCACCCGCAAGTCGCTGGGATGGACCTACGGCCCGTTCGAGATTCCCGAGCAGGCCTACGACCAGTGGCGCAAGGCCCGCGAGCGCGGCGCGGCCCTGGAGGCCGAGTGGGACAACACCCTGGCGGCCTACCGCAGCGAGTACCCGGCCGAAGCCGCCGAATTCGAGCGCATGCTGCGCGGTGAACTGCCCCAGGGCTGGGACAGGAATCTGCCCCGCTTCACCCCCGAAGACAAGGGCCTGGCCACCCGTCAGTACTCCTACAACGTGCTCAACGCGATCGGTCCCGACCTGCCCGAGCTGATCGGTGGTTCCGCCGACCTCACCCACTCCAACCTCACCGACATCAAGGGGGAAGGCAGCTTCCAGAAGGGCAGCGAAGCCAACCGCTACCTGCACTTCGGAGTGCGCGAGCACGCGATGGCAGCGATTCTCAACGGTATCGCCTATCACGACAGTGGCCTGATTCCCTATGGCGGCACCTTCCTGGTGTTTGCCGGCTACATGGTGGGAGCCATGCGCCTCTCGGCCCTGTCCGAACTGGGGGTGATCTATGTGCTCACCCACGACTCGATCGGTCTTGGCGAAGACGGCCCCACCCACCAGCCGGTGGAAACCCTGGCCTCGCTGCGATCGATCCCCAACCTGCTGGTGATCCGCCCTGGTGATGGCAACGAGACCAGCGGCGCCTACCAGGTGGCGGTGACCAACCGCAAGCGGCCCACGGTGCTGGCCCTCAGCCGCCAGGCGATGGTGAACCAGCCCAATTCGGCACCAGAGCATGTGGCCAAGGGTGGCTACATCCTCGACGACAGCAACGGCAGCCCCGATCTCATCCTGATCGGCTCCGGCACCGAACTGGATCTCTGCGTCAAAGCCGCCCGGGAGTTGCGCAGCGAGGGCCACAACGTGCGTGTGGTGTCCATGCCCTGCGTGGAGCTCTTTGAGGAACAGGACGCCGGCTATCGCGAGTCGGTGCTGCCGGCCGCGGTGCGCAAGCGCCTGGTGGTGGAAGCCTCCGGCTCCTTCGGCTGGCACAAGTACGTCGGCCTTGATGGGGACACCGTCTCGATCGACCGCTTCGGCGCCTCCGCTCCAGGTCCTGTCTGCCTGGAGAAGTTCGGCTTCACCGTGGAGAACGTGGTCGCGAAGGCCAAGGCGCTCTGAAGCATTCCCCTTCCAACAACCTGGCTTCGGTGCCAATGGCCACCCTGGAGCGTCTGTCGATCGTTTTACCGACGTACAACGAACGGCAGAACGTCGGGAGGATTCTGGAGGAACTGCTGCCATTGAAGCAACGCTTCGATCTTGAAGTGCTCTTCGTGGACGACGACTCGGCTGATGGCACGGCCGATCTGGTCAAACAGCTGGCCCATGGCCAAGCCGGTGTGCGCCTGATCCGTCGGGTCGGGCGCGCCGGTCTGGCCAGCGCCATCAAGGAAGGCATTCTCGATGCCACTGGTGATGTGATCGTCGTCATGGACTGCGATGGACAGCATGAGCCGGCTGCGGTTGAAGCCGCTGTACAGGCTCTACTAAGTAGCGGCAGCGATCTGGTGGTTGGCAGCCGCTTCCACGCTGAGGCCGCGATTCATGGCCTAAGTGAGAAACGCACCCGCCACTCCACCTGGGCAAACACAATCGCACGCTTCAGTCTTCCGGGCTACAGCCGGCTGACTGACTTCATGAGCGGCTTCTTTGCCCTACGCCCCGAGGCAACTCTGCGCTATGTACGGCGGGTGGATGTGAATGGATTCAAGTTTCTCTACGAGCTGCTCTCGATCAGCCGCGGTTCTTTGCAGGTTAGTGAAATCCCCCTGGACTTCCAGGCCCGAGTAGCTGGTGATTCCAAGCTGGATCTGGCAATCGTCTGGGATCTGGGGGTGTCAATCCTGCACACCCTGCTGCTGCGCTCGATACCCCGCCGCGCCATCAGCTTCGCCTTGGTGGGCCTGAGCGGAGTGGCGGTTCAGATGCTGGTGGTGCAGGCGCTGATGGAAGCGGCGGGGCTGGCCTTCAAGCAAGCACTGCCAATTGCGGTGGTGGTGGCCGCCAGCTCCAACTACCTGATCAATAACGCCCTGACCTTCCGCTTCCAGCGTCAACAGGGTGCAGCACTGCTGAAGGGCCTACTCAAGTTCCTGCTGGTGGCCTCCCTGCCGGTGCTGGCCAATGTGGGCGTGGCCTCAACGTTCTACAACCTGGTGTCCCGCAACACCTTATGGGCTCAACTGGCCGGCATCCTGGTGGTGTTCGTATGGAACTATGCGGCGTCCTCGCGTTTCGTATGGAACACGCCGTAACAGAGCTCGGTAAGCTCAGCAAACGTATCGATAGACCGTTTTGGCCTCTCAACGCCCAGATGAGTCTTCTTCGAGAAGCTTGCGTGTAACATAAGCAAGGTTGCCAAGAAAGCAAATCACTGATGCGACACATCAGTACTGACCAAAACTTTTCAGCACACTAGGGGCAGGAAGCAATGCGCAAAAGAATTGTAACCTCGGGCACTCTAAATCTACTTACGTCGTGCCTGCTCTTCGGCTCCCTGCTGGCCATTCTGATCTTGCCTGTCGGGGAATTGCTCAATGCCGATCTTATTCTGCCGGTCAATATGCTGGTTGACCTCCGCAACGGCCTAAACATCGGGGAGTGGAACGGGAGCCCCAATAACTTCTACATTCCCGAGATCGCTTACTATCTTGGAATTGGCACAGTCTTTAGCAGACTAAGCCCTATCTTCCTTCACATGCTTTATCCCATCCTAAGCGGCACCCTGCTTGGGCTAACCACCTACTACCTGCATGCAACAGTCCTTTCTTCGAGGGACATAGGTACCTGGACTCGCAATTTGCTTCCAGTCTTTCCAGTAGCATTAAGCCTGGTAAATCAGATTTCAGAAGAAAACATTATCAAAGTAGCAGTTCTCCCTGAAATTCATTTCGGGGCTTATCTTGCCTGCCTTGTTGGGATCACCCTTGCCTCGGTCGCCCTTACAGGCAAAACCGCATCCCATCGAAAGTCATCGCTGGCTTGGCTGATGATGGTTTGTTTGTTGGCGGCGCTATCTGACAATTTTTTCATTCTTTGGTTCACAATACCTTTTCTTGCAACTCTTGCCCATCTGCTGTTTGGGTCAGAAGCATTTCCCAAGCAACGGATCAAGGGAATTTTTGGCGCAGTTCTGCTGTCATCACTGGCTGGATACATTCTGCATAAGATAACCAACTCTGCCACTTCAAACAATAAGGTGAGTCTTGAAAATATCGCTTTATCACTGACCAGGCTATCCAATGTCCTCTCCAATGAACGCTACATTACTGTTTACGCTCTGATTGCCTTGATATTATCAATAAGCCTATACTTTACTTCTCTTCAGCAAGCCTCAACGCATGATTTTGCATCACAAGATGCCAGCATATCTTTGCGTAGGAAGATATTCTGGATTTGGAACTTTTACTCCATACCATCAACCCTGATCCTTGTTATTCTGTATGGCCTAGTTGCAGATGCCGGGAGCACGAGGTACTTTCTACCGTTATTCTTCGCACCTATTACTGCTGGCATATGGATCATTACTGAGCTCTTATTTCATAATTTCTCCTTAGAAAGATTCAGGGCTGCAAGAAATTCTACATTCACGGCGATTTATATCAGTGTATTTGCAATCGTACTCGCAGCCCTGCCTGGCTACCTATCCTCATACAAGCAAGACCCTGGCTACCAGCTCACACAATGCCTGAAGTCCGAGAACGTCGGAGTATGGTATTCGGAGTACTGGAATTCAAAACCTGTTCATGCCTTTTCCAATGGTTCAATAATTTCCAGACAAATCAACAATGATGGGACACCCTACAGGTTCAACAATAATAACATGTGGTACAAGCAGGAGCCTGCATCTAGCGAGTCAAAAGTAGCAATTATGCTCGATACTGACTTTGCAAGAAACATCCCTGAGAGCATCCCCTTGCAGTCATGCGGAGAAATGGATTACAAAATAGTTCCAAAAGAATATGTTTTTCAACAACAACGATAGCCGTTTTGCAATCATATGACTTGCAGCCGTCCATTTTGAAAAATCCACGACACTCAACACCACCAGTCGAGGTGCCATCAAAATTGTTCGATCAATTCAACTGAATTGGAATTCGCAGATGCTGTCATGAGTAAAAGTGCATACTCAATGCTTCAGATCTAAAGAGAATATTGGTGATTCTATCCAAGAATATTCCTCTGGGAGGCCTACAGGTCTTTACTTCGTGCTTACCGAGAAAGGCCAGAGCGATGCGCGGCGCGGCTTTGGATCTGACTAGTATTCAGCGGCAATATGCACACATACAAGCTTATCTGCGCCCTGATACCACCCAGAGTTTTCCACATTTTCCGACGTGAGCCTCGCCATCAGCTCTCGCTTACAGATTTCTTCCTAACGAACCGGACCCGGCTGTGGCGGTGGTGTTGTACCAGTCCACGAATGCCATGACCCAGGCGCAGGCCTCCTCCACGGTCGGGAAGGGGCACCTTGGGTAGTCCGGCCGGTATTTCACCGTTCGGAACAGCGACTCCGGGAAGGGGTTGTCGTTGCTGACCCTGGGCCTGGAGAAGGATCTGAGCACCCCCAACTCCTGCAGCCGGCTGGCGTCCCCGGCAGTGGTGTAAATCCCCAGGGCCTCAGCCCGGCGTAGCCGGGCTGAGCGTCCGCACCTCAGGCGATCGGCTCCACGGCTGACGTTGCAAGGGGTGGGCAGGCCCGTTTCCCTGGTTTGAGAACCACCTCAACCAGACAGACCATGCCCAAGACCCATGCTGCCGTACCTGAGCTGGCCTCGCTACTCGATGGCAGCAGTGCCGGGGAGCTGATCCCTGAACTGGCACGCCACGGCCTGCAGCAGCTGATCGAGCTGGAGCTCGCTGCCTTCCTCGGTGCGGACTGGCACGAGCGCACCGAGGAGCGGCTCGGCCACCGCAACGGCTACCGGCCTCGCACCCTGACCACCCAGGTGGGGGATCTGGCACTGCAGATCCCGAAACTGCGCGCGGGCAGCTTCCTCCCCTCGATCCTCGAACCCCGCCGCCGGGTTGATCAGGCCCTGTACGCGGTGATCATGGAGGCTTACATCGGTGGGGTCTCGACCCGCAAGGTCGATGCCCTGGTGGCGGCGCTCGGCTCCCAGAGCGGCATCTCCAAGTCGCAGGTGAGTCGCATCTGTCAGGAGATCGACCAGCAGGTGCAGGCGTTTCTGAGCCGGCCCCTGGAGAGCAGCGGCTACGCCTACGTCTATCTCGATGCCACCTACCTCAAGGGGCGGCTGGGCAAGGCTCAGCAGGTCTGCTCCCGCGCTGTCGTCGTCGCCATGGGGGTGAACGAGGATGGTCGCCGGGAGTTGCTGGGCCTCAAGGTCGGCGACAGCGAGACCGAGAGCTTCTGGGCGGAGTTCATCGCCCATCTCAAAGAACGGGGCCTGGGTGGCGTCAGGCTGGTGATCTCTGACGCCCACACCGGCCTCACCAAGGCGATCCGCCGCCAGCTGCAGGGAAGCGTCTGGCAGCGCTGCCGCGTCCATTTCGCCCGCAACCTGCTGCAGTGCATCCCCAAGGCTCACCAGGGCATGGTCACCGCCGCCCTGCGCAGCGTGTTCGCCCAGGAGAGCGCTGAGGAGATCGCGTCACGCTGGGACGATCTGGCCGCCTCGCTGGCGGAGCGCTTCCCCAAGGCCGCTGCGCTCATGCACGGCGCCAAGGAGGACGTGCTGGCTTTCCGGCCCTTCCCCAGGGACCACTGGCGCAAGATCTGGAGCACCAACCTGCTGGAGCGGGTCAACGAGGAAATCAAACGCCGCACCAGGGTCGTCGGCATCTTCCCCAACGACGCGTCGATCACCCGCCTGGTGGGCGCGGTACTGCTGGAGCAGCACGAGCACTGGCAGCTGGAGGGCCGGCGCATGTTCTCAGCCGAGAGCATGGCGACCATCCCGGAGCTGGATGCCATCCCTGCTCTCCAGGCCCTCAGCACCTGAGAGAGGCAGGACGCAGGCCCCAGGTGATCGAGGCTGCAGCGCCCCCAGAGGGCGCAGCGGCCTTGATCGCAGCCCGGGGGCCGGCCGCTGCCACCTCCAGGCCGCAGAAGTCACTCCAACTCACAACACATCCGCAAGCTGACGAAAGACTTGACAAGTCATTCGTCCTGATTCATCGTGATTGAATGAGGCGCATCTGCACCTCCGGAATGACAGCCCGTCATTCCACCCTGTTCACCCTCTGACTAGGGCATTCGGGCCTCGGGTTTTACACCACGCAAAGGGACGCGGCCTGCAGCCGGCTCTCCAGAATGCCGGAACCACATGGCGTTGCCGTTGGCGGCATGGAGGATCAGCGGTTTGGGGCGCCTGCAGTTGACCCGCTCCCGCAGGCAGGCACGGCCCACGGGATCGGCGGCGACCTAGGCGTCTTCTCGCTCGGCCACATCCCAGGCCACGATCTAGTGCCTTCGGCACGCTGGCCCGCGCGGCCAGGTAAGCCGCTCCAGACATCGACTACCAGATAAAGGTAAAGCCCGTCCTCGGCGGTGGAGCTGACCATGGGCGTGGAGAACCCGGTAGAAGCTGCGCTCCGAGCCGACATGAAGGCCCTGGTCGGCCAGGATGGACACGATTTGCCCCGGTGGCTTGGCGGCGCATTCCGGCTGGTGGCAGGTGAGCATGCTCCGTTGGCACTCCACGTCCGTGAGACGGTGAGAAACAAAGCGGTGGCTGCCATTACGGCAATCCAGGCCGTCCCCATCACCTGCGAACTGCCGCCTCCAGCGCTGCAAGGTGGACAGACCGACACCCAGCAGCCTGGCGAGCCTGCCGGCCCGTGCACCGGCTACCATTCCGGCATCGAGGATCTCCAGCGATTCGCGCCGATCCGCGGAAAAGGCCAATCCCCCTCGTCCTCTCCCCAGTAGGCCTGGATCTGTTTTGAGGCGATCAGCAGTGCCGGTGCCTCCGCCAGGACCTTGTCTCTGCGGCGCAGTTCATGCTGGAGCCGTTTGATTGGGCATTGATCCTGCTGGTGGCGCTTCTCAAGGTCCTTCTGCCTGGCCATCGTCCGCAGCGGCTGTTTGTTGGCATCCAGGGCGGCCTGCCGCCAACGGTCCACCTGCTCGGGAAACAGGCCCCGTTTATGGCAGGAGGCACCCGGTTCGGTGGGGTTGAGGCCAGCGGTCTCGAGCACCAAGGTGAACTGGTCGGCAGGCCCCCAGGCCTCAGGATCTCTCTGAGTGGCCGGCACCACCTCTCCATGCAACCGCCACTTGGAGAGGGTGATCACATGGATACCCAGCTGCTGGGCAAGCTCCACCACGCTCTGGCAGTGAGGCGGGTTCATTTACCGGCGGACATCAGCCTTGACGGCCTCGCTGTAGGGACGCATCGATCGATTCCATCAGGCCCCCTGGCCCCCTGCGTCAGGAAAGTTGTCCGCTCGGTCTGACCCATCCACCAGGGGGCCAAACCGACGACCATGAAACCGACCTATGACACCGCTGTGCGGGACCAAGTCCGCCAGCGCATGAGCCCGCCAAACCGGGAGAGCGTGGCCGAGATCGCCCGCTCTACCGGGATCACGACCCAGACCCTCTACAACTGGCGCAGCCAGTGGCAGAAGCAGGGTCAGCTCGTGCCAGCCACCACCAAGCCGCCAGAGCAGTGGAGCGCTCTCGACAAGCTGGCCGCTGTGATCCAGGCGGCCGGCCTGAGTGGCCCTGATCTCGGGGCCTTCTGCCGTGAGCGGGGCCTCTACCCCAAACAGCTTGCCCGCTGGCGGCAGGCCGCCGAGGATGCCAATGGCCCCAGCGCTCCGAGCATGGCTGATCAGCGAGAACTTCAGCGTAAGAATCAGGAGCTGATTCGCCAGAATCGCCGCTTACAACGCGAATTGGAGAAGAAGGAGAAGGCTCTCTCGGAGGCGGCAACACTGCTGATGCTCTCAAAAAAGCTCGATCAGCTGTGGCCACGGGACGAGGAACAATGATCCCGCCAGAGGATAGAAGTCAGCTGATGGAATTGTTCCGAGAAGGTCTCAAAGAAGGGGCTTCTGCCACGGCGATTGCAGATCTGATCGGTATCTGCTCACGCACGTTACGGCGCTGGGGCATTGCGTTCCAGACACATGGATTCAGCCAGGATCGCCGCAAAGGCTCTCCACGGAATGTGGCGCACCGATTCACACCAGAAGAGCGGCAGCGCTTAATTCACATCGTCAACGATCCGCGATTCGCGGACCTCACTCCCGCCCAGATCGTGGCCATCCTTGCCGAGGAGCGAATCTATGTGGGTTCAGAGTCCACGATTTACCGCATCATGCGGCAAGAGGGTCTGCTGAACCACCGTGGCAGAACCCGCCTGCCGCGTGAGCCCAGGGAGGTTCCGGTGTTGGAAGCAACGGGCATCCATCAAGTACTGGCCTGGGATATCACCCTCCTCCCCGGCCCCGTGAAGGGGCAGTTCTATTACCTCTACATGGTGATGGATGTATGGAGCCGGCGCATCCTCGGCGCAGAGGTGCATGAGCATGAATGTAGCGAGTTGGCCAGCGCATTCTTTGATCGTGTCTGCCGCGATGAAGGGATCAGCAAGGAGACTGCTGCGGTCCTGCACTCGGACAATGGCGCCCCCATGCGCTCATTCACTCTGGCGGCCAAGATGGCGGAGCTGGGGGTGTCGCTTTCGTTCTCGAGGCCACGCGTCAGCAATGACAACGCCTATGCCGAGTCGTGGTTCCGCACGATGAAATACCACCAGAGTTATCCGCTCAGGCGATTCCGGGATCTGCTTTCGGTGAAAGCCTGGGTGGATGGCTTTGTCGAGTGGTACAACGCTGAGCACCGGCACAGCGGCATCAAGTACGTGACGCCCAATCAGCGCCATTACGGCCAGGCTGACGCGATCTGCGCCATCCGCCAACAGACCTATGAGGAAGCTCGGCAGAGGCATCCTCAGCGCTGGAGCCGGCCACCCCGCAACTGGTTACAGCCACAGGTTGTGAGCATCAACCATCCGCGACCGCAGAAACCTGTGGCTGCTTGACCCTCAACAATCCAGGCCCCCGTGGCTGTCCGATCGCGCCCCTCCAAGGGCGCGATCGGCAACAGCCGCGATCAGGGGCCGGACGCCCCAACCCCGACCGAAGACAGCCATCGATGACAACAACACCCCGGCCGTGCGGCCCCTGAACCTCAACTCGCAGTACAGTCCATCTCGGTGCTCAGCTCAGCACCCCGAGCGGACAACTTCCCTGATAGGTCCCGTGGTGGTTATGGTTGGGATGTATAGGCATCATCTGTCCTGGCAAAGGGGGCCCGTACCGCCGGATGCTTTCGGACAATGGCTCCGCCTACCGCTCATGTGACTGGCGAAAAGCCTGTCAGGCACTGAGCCTGAAACCCGTCCGCACCAAGGCATACACGCCGCAGACCAACGGCAAGGCGGAACGCTTCGTCTAGCCAATGGCTTCTGCAAAGCAGTGGGCACTCCTGGCGGAGTGGGCTTACGTCATCGCCTGCCAGACATCAGAGGAACGCTGTCCCGTGTCAATCAGGTTGATGGTTGGCGTCAATCTGGTTGACCGGTAGAGGTGGTTGTATTAAGGCCGGCTGGAGCCTGAGATCGCCTTAGGGATCGGGATCGTGACCAGGCTGTCGCGGCGCGTCAATCAAGTTGTCCTTCTGGCGTCGATCTCAAGGGGCGGGTGGGCCAGTTTTCGTGTCGCCGCCGTGCTTCTGGTGCGCTGGGTGGTTGCGGCCGTTGATCGTGACGGCCTTGACGCCCGCGTCAATTACGTTGGCGGGTCAGCGGCATCGCTGGAAACCCTTGCAGCCGCTTGCTTCTGCCGGTAGCTCTCGCCTTTGATGCCCACGATGTGGCAGTGATGCACCAGCCGGTCCACAGCTGCCACGGTCATCGATCCGCTGGGGAAGATCTCGTCCCACTCCCGGAACGGCTGATTGGAGGTCACCAGCAGGGAGCGCCGCTCGTAGCGGTGGCAGATCAGCTCAAACAGCACCGAGGTTTCCAGCTCGCTGCGGCGCACGTAGGAGATGTCGTCGATCACCAGCAGGGCGTAGCGATCCAGCTTCTGGATCAGGGCCGGCAGCTCAAAGCTGGCCTTGGCTTTCTGCAGCAGCTGCACCAGGGCTGTGGCCGGGAAGAAACGGCAGGCCTGGTCCTGCTCGATCATCGCCATCGTGATGGCAATGGCCAGGTGTGTCTTGCCCACGCCGCTGGGGCCAAACAGCAGCAGGTTCTCGGCCTGCAGCAGCCAGGTGTGGCTGCGGGAAAGCACCTGCAGTTCCTGCCAGTGCTTGGGCTCGAGGTGC from Synechococcus sp. CBW1107 encodes the following:
- a CDS encoding IS3 family transposase — translated: MIPPEDRSQLMELFREGLKEGASATAIADLIGICSRTLRRWGIAFQTHGFSQDRRKGSPRNVAHRFTPEERQRLIHIVNDPRFADLTPAQIVAILAEERIYVGSESTIYRIMRQEGLLNHRGRTRLPREPREVPVLEATGIHQVLAWDITLLPGPVKGQFYYLYMVMDVWSRRILGAEVHEHECSELASAFFDRVCRDEGISKETAAVLHSDNGAPMRSFTLAAKMAELGVSLSFSRPRVSNDNAYAESWFRTMKYHQSYPLRRFRDLLSVKAWVDGFVEWYNAEHRHSGIKYVTPNQRHYGQADAICAIRQQTYEEARQRHPQRWSRPPRNWLQPQVVSINHPRPQKPVAA
- the istB gene encoding IS21-like element helper ATPase IstB → MPLLLKQLKLARFRSHWQPLSQQAEAEGWSPGQFLYALCEQECEHRQVARRQRLLRDAHLPWQKGLDGFDHQHLEPKHWQELQVLSRSHTWLLQAENLLLFGPSGVGKTHLAIAITMAMIEQDQACRFFPATALVQLLQKAKASFELPALIQKLDRYALLVIDDISYVRRSELETSVLFELICHRYERRSLLVTSNQPFREWDEIFPSGSMTVAAVDRLVHHCHIVGIKGESYRQKQAAARVSSDAADPPT